Part of the SAR324 cluster bacterium genome is shown below.
TTCTGGAGACAAATACTGAAGCTGCCAAGCCAGTAAAATTCCTGAGAGGGCTGCAATGCCTCCGCTCCAGACTAATGCTTGCTGTCGGGCTCGTTGTGGATTAATTCCCAGGCACATCGCCTGTGGGCTATCCTTACAAGCTCTCCAACAACGGCCAATTGTACTGTTTTTCAGTTGCTGCCAACAGAGCCAAGCTCCTGCTAGAGCCAGCAAACTCATCCAGTAACCCCAATGTTGGTCTATACTGCCCTTCAGAAAATCGGGTGTGTCGACAGAGATACCACTGTATCCACCGGTCCAATTCTCAGTGAGTAGCAACAACTCTTGAATCAACAAGGCGGCAACCAGTGTTGAAACCGTCAGGCTAGTGCCCTGCAGTCGTTCCGTAGTCCAGCCCAGTAACCAGCCACTCATTGCACCAAGAGAGATCCCCATCAACAGAGAAAGCCACCATGCTCCACCAACTTGCAGTATCAGCGCACTACCATAAGCGCCAATTGCCAGCCAAGCTGAATGGCCTAAGCTGATCAGACCTACTTCCTTGGATAGGAGCTTCAGGCTCAGTCCAGCGAGCGCATAGATCAGCCATGTTTGAGCTTCGGATAGCCAAAAGGAAGACGCCCACCATGGAATAGTCAGAAGGGCAGCAAAACCGGTGAACATCCCCAATCGCATCACGATTTTCCTGAGAACACAATCGCTGCTGAACCGATTTTGTTAGAACCTCTTAACCATAACCAGAGCAGTAAAATTAAGTAACTGACCAGATCTCTTGAGACATCTGGAAACCAAGCTGCAGAAAGTTGTTCTGTGATTCCAAGCAGTAAGCCACCAAAAACAGCACCTGCGACATTCCCAAAGCCGAACAAAACAGCAGCAGCAAAGGCCTTAATACTCAGCCAGCCCAACTCAGGATGAACCAATGAAAGTGGAGCCAGCAGTATCCCTCCTAATGCTGCGAGGGTTGCGCTCAGCCCCCAAACCAAGGCTTCCATACTTTTGCGTGACACCCCAGAAGCCTGTGCCATCCAGTAATCTTGTGCAAGAGCTCGCAGACCTAATCCTATCCTGCTATGATAGAATAGCCACCAAACGGCCAACCAGGCGATCAGGCTGCCCATCAACACGCTAAGCTGAGCACCACTGATCATCAAAACTCGCCACGTAAACAACTGTTGTTCATAAGGATTTGGAAAGGAAAGCGGCGCAGGGCCCCAGATCATGGTTGCAAGAGAGCGCAGAACAAAGCCCAATCCCAACGTCAGTAGAATTACAGAGATCGGGTTCTCTCTTGGCAAAGGGGACAGTAGTCCTAACTGTAGCAGTGAACCACACAGAAATAGTAGCAGCAGGCTGAGCAGTAAAGCACCTGACCAAGGAACTCCCCATAGTTGGAGTTGCATACCAAGGTAAGCACCCAGCATGAGCAGATCCCCCTGGGCGAAGTTGATTTGTCGAGTTGCACGATAAATTAGGACAAAACCCAAGGCAATTAGACTGTAGATACAGCCTTGGACTAATCCTCCTAATAGCGTCTGAAGTAGCATGGACTTATGGAATAGATGTGGCAAATGAGCCACCTAGATACAGAAAACTGACCCTCTCGTACACAAGGAGATTTGCATGGATGTGATTGCCTTTCGTGAAGCATGGCCAGCCTTACGTGGCACTAGTCTTCCTTTGGAGCCCAACAGTTGGCTACTACACATCCCCAATGGACACCCTCTTCAGAAAGAAATCTCCGCAGAGACTCTTGGTCGTTGGATACAGCAGGAGATCCAGGAATCAGAGACTTTCTTTGTCTTACGTACTAGAAGTCTGATTGCCGAATGGTTACCTGAAAAACCAGCATGCGCCTACCAAGAACTTCTAGAAATCCAGCAGGACAATATTAGAGGATGTGTATGGAAAACATTGGCAGACCCCATTGCAATTCAGCAGCAACTGCTTGGAAACTCCCAGTTAGAAACCATCGCAATGGCTCACCAAGCTGTCTTACAGAGCCCTCGTTTGCCATTGAAACTTAAAGAGTTAAGGATTTCCAAGCCCTGGGGCTATGAAGGTTGGTACACAGGTGTCGAGCAAAGAGGAGTGGCCAGCGTCATTGATGAACAGGGTTCAACTGAGTTGCCGTATGCGCTAAATCTTTTTCCAAAGTCTTTGCTGGCTCACCAAGAACCTCCACTCATCTTGTTGAAAACCCTGAATCCAGTCCCAGAAACTATCTTAGGGGATCTGTATCTGGAATTACATCAGGAAAAATGGGAAGTCTACATTGTTACAG
Proteins encoded:
- a CDS encoding branched-chain amino acid ABC transporter permease; this encodes MRLGMFTGFAALLTIPWWASSFWLSEAQTWLIYALAGLSLKLLSKEVGLISLGHSAWLAIGAYGSALILQVGGAWWLSLLMGISLGAMSGWLLGWTTERLQGTSLTVSTLVAALLIQELLLLTENWTGGYSGISVDTPDFLKGSIDQHWGYWMSLLALAGAWLCWQQLKNSTIGRCWRACKDSPQAMCLGINPQRARQQALVWSGGIAALSGILLAWQLQYLSPEAFPLTLSLEILLIGLLGSSNLWGLLCGAALVRFLPQLLALVRMNLPPSWQDLPGIEPLVFGLILIYWIWQKR
- a CDS encoding branched-chain amino acid ABC transporter permease, with protein sequence MPHLFHKSMLLQTLLGGLVQGCIYSLIALGFVLIYRATRQINFAQGDLLMLGAYLGMQLQLWGVPWSGALLLSLLLLFLCGSLLQLGLLSPLPRENPISVILLTLGLGFVLRSLATMIWGPAPLSFPNPYEQQLFTWRVLMISGAQLSVLMGSLIAWLAVWWLFYHSRIGLGLRALAQDYWMAQASGVSRKSMEALVWGLSATLAALGGILLAPLSLVHPELGWLSIKAFAAAVLFGFGNVAGAVFGGLLLGITEQLSAAWFPDVSRDLVSYLILLLWLWLRGSNKIGSAAIVFSGKS